GAAGCAAAAATGTGATAGTTCTCACGCAGATCCATCACCATTGCAGTTGCTTCTTCAACACCTCCACTCATGTACACTGGAGTAACGGGGCTGTCTGTTTTACCAATGTCAAATCCTCTTTCTTTTAACCCTGTTTGCAATTTTTGAGCATTGCTCCATAACTTTTCTTTCAGTTCTGGCATTGTCTTCAACATTTCCAAACGTTTCAAGTTGCCAACCACAATCGGCATTGGTAAACTCTTGGCAAATATCTGGGAGCGGATGTTGTAACGGATATAATCAATAATTGCTTTTGGCCCAGCTAAAAACGCACCAATCGATGCCATTGATTTTGCAAATGTGCTGAAGTAAAGATCAATTTCTTCCTGGCAGCCTTGCTCTTCACCTGCACCGGCACCTGTTTTACCAAGTGTACCAAAACCGTGTGCATCATCTACCAATAAACGGAAATCATATTGTTTCTTCAAGTCACAGATCTCTTTCAGTTTACCTTGATCACCGGCCATTCCAAACACACCTTCTGTGATCAACAGAATACCACCTGCACCTTGTTTTTCAATAAGTGCTGTTGCACGTTGTAATTGCTTTTCGCAATCTTCCAAATCATTATGTTTAAACACATAACGATGACCAGGATGTAAACGCAAACCATCAATGATACATGCATGACTTTCTGCATCATACACAATTACATCATGGCGGCCGCAGATCGCATCGATCGTACTCATGATTCCCTGGTAACCGAAGTTCAACAGAATCGCATCTTCCTTTACTTCAAATTCGGCCAGTTCTCTTTCCAGTTGTTCGTGCAGCGTTGAGTTGCCACTCATCATACGGGCACCCATTGGATAGGCAAGTCCCCATTCTTTTGCTGCATCGGCATCCACTTTACGTATTTCCGGGTGATTGGCTAAACCGAGATAGTTGTTAAGACTCCACACAATTTTCTCTTTGCCACGAAACATCATACGGCTGCTGATAGGTCCTTCCAGTTTGGGGAAAGCGAAGTAACCGTGTGCTCTTTCTCTGTGCTGACCAATTGGTCCGGAATTCTTAAGCATCTTCTCAAAAATATCTGCCATATGATGAAATTGTTAAGGGTGAAAAATTTGCGGCAAAGGTAAGGTTTTGACACCGATCAGAAAAGGATGAAAACGAAGAGATTCGTTTGCACAAAAATCACTTTGTAAACAGGCAATCAACGGTATCTTTACCCCTCTAAATCAAATGTATGCGTTTTGTATTTTCTTTTCTTTTAATCCTTAGCTCTTTGCAGCTTACGGCACAGAAAACTTCAACAGTAAATCAGGCGGGCGTTACTGTTCAACGTCCGAAACTCGTGGTAGGGATTATGGTTGATCAAATGCGTTGGGATTATCTCTATCGCTTTTACGACCGTTATGCCGCCAATGGAGGATTTAAACGCATGCTCAACCAAGGTATGAGTTGTGAAAATGCGTTCATCAACTACGCACCTACCGTAACTGCATGTGGCCATACATCTGTTTATACCGGCAGTGTACCTGCTGTGCATGGTATTACCGGTAATGCCTGGTACGATAATGAACTGAAGCGAATTGTTTATTGCAGCGAAGACAAAACTGTAAAAACGGTT
This region of Lacibacter sp. H407 genomic DNA includes:
- a CDS encoding aminotransferase class I/II-fold pyridoxal phosphate-dependent enzyme — protein: MADIFEKMLKNSGPIGQHRERAHGYFAFPKLEGPISSRMMFRGKEKIVWSLNNYLGLANHPEIRKVDADAAKEWGLAYPMGARMMSGNSTLHEQLERELAEFEVKEDAILLNFGYQGIMSTIDAICGRHDVIVYDAESHACIIDGLRLHPGHRYVFKHNDLEDCEKQLQRATALIEKQGAGGILLITEGVFGMAGDQGKLKEICDLKKQYDFRLLVDDAHGFGTLGKTGAGAGEEQGCQEEIDLYFSTFAKSMASIGAFLAGPKAIIDYIRYNIRSQIFAKSLPMPIVVGNLKRLEMLKTMPELKEKLWSNAQKLQTGLKERGFDIGKTDSPVTPVYMSGGVEEATAMVMDLRENYHIFASIVVYPVIPKGHIIYRLIPSAAHTDADIEQTLTAFSETKAKLDAGAYKVEAIPDMADVSGKRFDYMTDRLKNK